A part of Capsicum annuum cultivar UCD-10X-F1 chromosome 6, UCD10Xv1.1, whole genome shotgun sequence genomic DNA contains:
- the LOC107873837 gene encoding ATP synthase protein MI25, giving the protein MRLSSTNMQARKILFAAILSIWASSSKKILIYNEEMIVALCFIGFIIFSRKSLGNTFKVTLDGRIQAIQKESQQFPNPNEVVPLESNEQQQLLRISLQICGTVVESIPMARCAPKCEKTVQALLCRNLNIKSTTLLNATSSRRIRLQDDIAIKMHVLVGKIFCPWCSSKAERVEFIRESLVVLRMVQVGDSLKNKEFE; this is encoded by the coding sequence ATGAGATTGAGTTCCACGAATATGCAAGCTAGAAAGATTCTATTTGCTGCTATTCTATCTATTTGGGCATCAAGTTCAAAGAAGATCTTAATTTATAATGAAGAAATGATAGTAGCTCTATGTTTTATAGGCTTTATCATATTCAGTCGGAAGAGTTTAGGTAATACTTTCAAAGTGACTCTCGACGGGAGAATCCAGGCTATTCAGAAAGAATCGCAGCAATTCCCCAATCCTAATGAAGTAGTTCCTCTGGAAtccaatgaacaacaacaattacTTAGGATCAGCTTGCAAATTTGTGGCACTGTAGTAGAATCAATACCAATGGCACGTTGTGCACCTAAGTGCGAAAAGACAGTTCAAGCTTTGTTATGCCGAAACCTAAATATTAAGTCAACAACACTTCTAAATGCCACTTCTTCCCGTCGCATCCGTCTTCAGGACGATATAGCCATAAAGATGCACGTCTTAGTAGGGAAAATATTTTGCCCCTGGTGTAGCTCGAAAGCAGAAAGAGTAGAATTCATTCGAGAGAGCTTGGTGGTCTTAAGAATGGTTCAGGTGGGGGATTCTCTTAAGAATAAAGAATTCGAATAG